The DNA segment CTATCGGATCTTCATCATAGGGATCTTCATTGGTCACAATAACTTGATTGCAATATTTGGAAGCTAATTTTCCAAGGATAGGCCTTTTCCACTTATCTCTTCCTCCACCACAAGACCCTAAAACACAGATTAAATTTTTTGGCCTAAATTCTTGAGAAATTATTCGATAGACTTTTTCTAAAGCATTTGGGGTGAAAGCATAATCAACAAAAACTTTAAAGGGATTTTTAATTACTATTTCCATCCTGCCCGGGATTTTTTTAACTTTTTCTAAAGCCAATTTACAGGTTTCAAAATCAACCCCCTGTGATAACCCAATACAAATTGCTGCCAGAGCATTATAAATATTGAATTTAGCAAGTAAATTTAATTCAAATTCAATGTTGTCAAGAGAGAATTTTAACCCATCTGAAGAGATTTTATAATTTTTGACATTTAAAATGTTTATTCTTTTATTCGCCTGAGATTTAGACCCAATCGAATAGCCATATTTTTTGTTAGCTAAAAATCGCAAAAAATATTGAGCATTTTCATCATCTAAATTGACAATATGAATTTTTTTGGCTGCCTGAAACAGCTTCCCTTTTGCCTCTCTATATTTTTCAAATGAACCGTGAGCTTCAATATGTTCAGGGGTTAAATTAGTAAACACGGCTACATCAAAATCAATAAATCTATGACGGTGTTGCAAAATTCCCTCAGATGTTACCTCCAAAACACAAAATTGGCAGCCCGAATCTAAGGCCTGTCTTAAAAACTTTTGTAATTTAAAACGACCAGGCATAGTCATTTTTAAAGTATTTAGCCACTCTTTTCCCCAAATTTTGAAAGAAATTGAAGACAGAGAGGCAACCTTGAAACCTTCCTCTTCTAGGATTTTGGTTGTTAAATTAACTACCGTAGATTTTCCATTAGTTCCGGTTACTCCAATTACAACCATTTTTTTTGCCGTCCCGTTGGGCGAGGTTCGCTTTTGGCGGGAAGGGAAACCATAAAAAAAAGCGCCTAGCATCGCTAACAAAAAATGGTAATAATTAATCAAAAATTCAGGAATGATTTTTTTGATTAAATCTTTCATCTTTCAATTTCAATTATCTCCGGCCCAAGATCTTCAAGGCTTTTTTGATTTTTTGTTCGGTATCCTGAATATCTTTTGGAATTCTAGAAATTACCTCTTTTACTCTCTGACGAGGAAAACCTAGGTTTACTAAAGCCTCTTCAACTTCATCGGTTTTTTTAATTCTTTTCTTTGAAATTTCTTTTATTTTCCCAGAAAGTTCCAAAATTATTGATCGGGCTTTTTTCTTTCCGATTAGGGAGATTTCTTCAAATATTTTTTCGTCTTGAGCTAAAATTTTTTCCTTTAATTTTTCCAAGGGGCCAAGAGAGGAAATCTCCAAAGCGGCTTTTGGCCCTATCCCAGGAATACTCAAAAGCATCTCAAAAAACTTTAGTTCTCCTAGGTTTGGGAATCCACACAAATCTAAAGCGTTCTGTCTAAGAATGAGGTGACAAAAAACCTTGAGGGATTCTTTGTTTTGTGGTATTTTTGAAAGAGTCTTTTGAGATAAAAAAACCTTATAACCAACACCTCTTACATCTAAAATTATAAATTTTTCTCCTTTAAATATAACTTTTCCTTGAAGACAAGAGATCATATTTATTAATTATATCATGCGGTCTCCAAAATTGCGAAGCAATTTTGGAGTATAATTTATGAAGTTTAAACTCTACTCAAAATTTAAACCAACTGGTGATCAACCTCAGGCAATTGAGGGGTTAGTTAAGAATTTAAAAGTTGGAATTAAAAATCAAGTTTTATTAGGGGTAACGGGGTCGGGAAAAACATTTACTTTAGCTAATGTAATTGAAAGTGTCCAGAAACCAACCCTGGTGATATCCCATAATAAGGTTTTGGCTGCCCAACTTTATCAAGAATTTAAAGAATTTTTTCCAAAAAATGCTGTTCATTACTTTGTCTCTTATTATGACTACTATCAACCAGAGGCTTACCTTCCTCAAACCGACACCTATATTGAAAAGGATGCCAAAATTAATAAAGAGATTGATAGATTAAGGCATGCCGCCACTCAAGATCTCCTGACAAGGCCTGATATTGTTATTATTGCCTCGGTTTCTTGCATTTACAACATTGGTTCGCCAGAAACCTATCAGAAAGTTTCTCTTGAAATTAAACCAGGAAAAAAAATTAGAAGAAAAGTTTTTCTTTCTTATTTAACTGATTTACAATATCAAAGAAATGATATCGATTTTCGGCCAGGGACTTTTCGAGTTAGAGGAGAGATTATTGAAATTTATTTAGTTACTGGAAAAGAAATTTTGAGAGTTGAATTTTTTGGCGATGGGATTGAAAAAGTTTCAATCTCTCCAGCTTCATTAACTCCAAACTATAAACTTCTAACCACTAGTTATCGTTTATATCCAGCCCATTTCTGGGTGACTCCTCAAGAGAAATTAAATATTGCTATTGAGAATATAAAATTGGAACTACAAGAAAGATTAAAGGAATTAAAAAAAGAAAAAAAACTAATAGAAGCTCAAAGATTAGAACAGAGAACAAATTATGACTTGGAAATGCTAAGAGAAGCGGGCTTCTGTCATGGAATTGAAAATTATTCAAGACATTTAGAATTTAGAAAACCAGGCCAAGCCCCTTATACTTTAATTGATTATTTTTCCGCCGAGGGGCCCGCGGTAAGCGGGAGGGTGGAGGGGGGGTTGGAGTCCGCCAAGGCTACAACGAACAAATCAAGAAATTTCTTAATTTTTGTTGACGAATCTCATATGACCTTACCTCAACTCCATGCCATGGCTAATCAAGATCGAGTTAGAAAAGAAACTTTGATTGAATATGGATTTAGGCTTCCTTCAGCAATAGATAATAGGCCCCTAACCTTCAAAGAATTTGAAGAAAAAACCGGTCAGATAATCTATATTTCAGCCACTCCAGCCAAAGAGGAAAGGAAGAAGGCTAGTAAAAAATATGTTGTTGAACAATTAATTCGGCCTACTGGCCTTTTGGAACCTTCAGTTGAACTTCGATCGGCAAAAAATCAGGTTGAGGATTTAGTCAAGGAAATTAAGGCAAGGGTAAAGAAAAAACAAAGAGTCCTTGCTCTAACTCTAACCAAGAGGTTGGCTGAAGCCTTGTCTGATTATTTGGCCGAAGAAGGAATTTCCACTCAGTGGTTACATGCTGAAGTTAAAACCTTGGAGAGACCGCAAATCCTCAAAGACTTAAGAAAAGGAAAATATGATGTCTTAGTTGGAATTAATCTCTTAAGGGAAGGGTTGGACTTACCAGAAGTTGCACTGGTCGCAATTTTAGATGCTGATAAAGAAGGATTTTTAAGGTCAGAAACCACTTTGATTCAAACCATGGGAAGGGCAGCTAGGCATATTGAAGGCCATGTTATTTTATACGCAGATAAAATTACAAAATCAATGGCGGCTGCCATAAAAGAGGTAGAGAGAAGAAGAAAAATTCAAAGGAAATATAATAAAAAGCAGGGAATAATCCCCAGGTCAATTATAAAAGAAATTAGGGGTTGGCCGTTTGTTTCAAAAGAAAAAGAAATATCCTCTGAATTTTGGGCAATCAAAGACGTTAAACTCCTTGAAAAAGAGATGAAGGAAGCGGCCAAGAATTTGGATTTTGAAAGAGCGGCTGAAATTAGAGACTTGATTAAAAAATTAAAAAGTAATAAAAATAAATTGTATGCCAATTACTAAATCGGTAAAAAAAGCCTTAAGACAAAGTTTAAAGAAAAGGTCAAGAAATATTCAAAGGAAACAAAAAATAAAAAGCCTCATTAAAGAGGTCAAAAAATTAGTTTCTCAAAAGAAAATAAAAGAGGCAAAAAAACTCCTACCTCAGGTTTATAAATCTTTAGATAAGGCAGCGAAAGTAGGAATGATTAAAAAGAATGCTGTAGCCAGAAAGAAGTCAAGAATTACCCAATTGATTAATAAAACCTCTAAACTTCCATAATTAACAGGTCAAGGGCTGTTTGAGGATCAAGCCTTCCCGTCTTAATTTTTAAATCTACCTGAAAAATTTTTCGGTAGATTTTTTTTAATTCTTCTATTTTAAATTTTCTGGCCAAAAAATAGCTTTTTCTGACAACAAAAGGATGAACCCCTAAACGCTTACTAATTGTTGAGATGTAATTTATCTCAAATTTTTTTTCTAATTGGCAAGATTTTATTAAAATTAAATTCCGAAACTGAAAATTAATCATTGAAAGAAGATATAAAGGGGAATCACCCTTTTTTAAATGTTTATGAATTAAATTTAAAGCCTTTTTTTTATTTCTTGAGGCTAGAGCATCGATAGTTTTAAAAATATCTGTTTCAATCTTTGGTTTAACTAAAAGTTCAACATCTTTTGTCTCAATTTTTTTTCTACCTCTAAAATTTATCAATTTTTTAATCTCATTAGCTAACTGCCAAAGGTTATTGCCAACAAAATTTATTAATCTCTCCAAGGCCAGAGGTTCTATCTTAGTCCCGTAATTTTCGATTTCCTTTTTAATCCATTTTTTTAATTTTTGCCCAGTCAGTAATTTAAATTCCTGGCATTTTCCATATTTTTTTAGAAAATTAAACAGAGGGTTTTTCTTATCAATTCCTTTTTCTTCATAAAATAAAATTATTTCAGCTGAGTTTAAAAAAAGCTTACTTTCTTTGAGAAATCTTTCAGAAAATTTTAAATTTAAAAAAGCATTTTTAAAAATTAGCAGTTTTTTTTCTTTAAACATTGAAACTGATCGAATCTCATCTTTAAATTTTTCATAACTATCTTTTTTGAAATCGAAAATTTTAAAACTAAGTCCACTTTTGTGAATTTTTTTATAGCGCTCAATGATTCCATTTAGTTTTTGACGCGACCGATAGGTATCGAGGCCGTAAAGAAATAAAATCATAGTGAATTTGAGGCTCTTATAACTTCTGACATTTTGGGCAAAAGTGAGCTGATCTGCCAGCTAATTTTACCCTTTTTATTTTTTTACCACAACGAAAGCATTTCTCACCTTCCCGGCGATAAACTTTTCTTTCTTTTTCGTAATATCCTTTTTGACCTGAAATCGTTCTGAAATCAGAAATTGAAGTCCCTTTTAATTCAATAGCTCTTTTCGGAATTTTCCTCATAGCCTTATAGATTTTTTTAAGTTCTATATCATTCAAACTTTTTATTTCCCGAAAAGGATGAATTTTAGCTGTCCATAATATTTCATCAGAATAAATATTGCCTATGCCAACAATAGTTTTTTGATCCATTAGAACCTGTTTAATCTTTCCCTTTTTTCCGCTTAGGGTTTCCTTAAATTTCTCCAAGTTAAAACTTCTCTCTAAGGGTTCAGGCCCTAAATTTTTTAGATTCTCTGAGTTTTTTAATTCTTTAGTATCCCATAATTCAACCTTGGCAAATTTTCTTAGATCAGAAAGGGCTAGCATCTGGCTATTGTCAAAAGTAAATAACAAATGAATGTAGGTATTAATTTTTTCTGAAAGGGGTCCGGGCGGAGGAAGCCATTTCCCGTGTTTAAACTTCCATTTCCCCAAAAGTAAATGACCAGTTAGTTTTTGATGAATTAATAAGCTTTTTCCGTCAGATAAATCAAAAATGATATTTTTACCTCTTCGCCAGGCTTTTTGAATTTTTTTACCTTTAATTTCTCTTTTAAAATCCTTAAAATTTTTAGGTTTTTTAACTTGTTTTTCGAAGTCTGTCCATATGTATTCGATCTTTCGACCGAGTATTTTTTTCTGTAAATCTCTCACCGTAATTTCTACTTCTGGTAATTCTGGCATATACATCAACAAACCCCGCCCTCTAAGCTCAGTGAGCTACATATAGCACAGAGGGCGGGGTTCTTTCTTAAATCTCTAACTATCGTCTCTACTTCGGGAAGCTCAGGCATAATTATGTGGACACCTTTTTAAAAAGGTGTCCCCGCCAAAAAATATAAGGTATCGGAAAACTCGGAATCTTGTAACCCGTAGTTTTTCGACTTTTATTTGAGGGCGTTTTTTATCTTATCAATAATTTCTCCTGGGGTGAAGTGGGCCTTAATTAAATAATCCACTGCCCCCAGTTTTAGCCCTCTTTCGATATCATCTTTTTGACCAAGATTAGAGAGAATAATTACCGGAATTTGGACTAGGGTTGGCTCTTCTTTCATCCGGGAGAGAACCTCAAAACCATCTATTCCTGGTAAGATAAGGTCAAGCAAAATTAGATCTGGTTTCTCGGCTTTAATCTTTTTTATTCCTTCCTCTCCATCAACTGCTTCAAAAGTCTTATAGCCTTCTTTTACGAGTTTTTGAGCAATTAACTCTCTCAAAAACTTATCATCCTCAATAATGAGAATATTTTTTGGCATGGTTTAAATTTAATTTAGTAATCTCTTAATT comes from the Patescibacteria group bacterium genome and includes:
- a CDS encoding UDP-N-acetylmuramoyl-L-alanyl-D-glutamate--2,6-diaminopimelate ligase; protein product: MKDLIKKIIPEFLINYYHFLLAMLGAFFYGFPSRQKRTSPNGTAKKMVVIGVTGTNGKSTVVNLTTKILEEEGFKVASLSSISFKIWGKEWLNTLKMTMPGRFKLQKFLRQALDSGCQFCVLEVTSEGILQHRHRFIDFDVAVFTNLTPEHIEAHGSFEKYREAKGKLFQAAKKIHIVNLDDENAQYFLRFLANKKYGYSIGSKSQANKRINILNVKNYKISSDGLKFSLDNIEFELNLLAKFNIYNALAAICIGLSQGVDFETCKLALEKVKKIPGRMEIVIKNPFKVFVDYAFTPNALEKVYRIISQEFRPKNLICVLGSCGGGRDKWKRPILGKLASKYCNQVIVTNEDPYDEDPIEIIEQIDHGTKGKAKKILDRKKAIREALKIAKSGDAVIITGKGCEPWICVAGGRKIPWDDRRIVREEFKNLKIIDF
- the ruvA gene encoding Holliday junction branch migration protein RuvA → MISCLQGKVIFKGEKFIILDVRGVGYKVFLSQKTLSKIPQNKESLKVFCHLILRQNALDLCGFPNLGELKFFEMLLSIPGIGPKAALEISSLGPLEKLKEKILAQDEKIFEEISLIGKKKARSIILELSGKIKEISKKRIKKTDEVEEALVNLGFPRQRVKEVISRIPKDIQDTEQKIKKALKILGRR
- the uvrB gene encoding excinuclease ABC subunit UvrB — encoded protein: MKFKLYSKFKPTGDQPQAIEGLVKNLKVGIKNQVLLGVTGSGKTFTLANVIESVQKPTLVISHNKVLAAQLYQEFKEFFPKNAVHYFVSYYDYYQPEAYLPQTDTYIEKDAKINKEIDRLRHAATQDLLTRPDIVIIASVSCIYNIGSPETYQKVSLEIKPGKKIRRKVFLSYLTDLQYQRNDIDFRPGTFRVRGEIIEIYLVTGKEILRVEFFGDGIEKVSISPASLTPNYKLLTTSYRLYPAHFWVTPQEKLNIAIENIKLELQERLKELKKEKKLIEAQRLEQRTNYDLEMLREAGFCHGIENYSRHLEFRKPGQAPYTLIDYFSAEGPAVSGRVEGGLESAKATTNKSRNFLIFVDESHMTLPQLHAMANQDRVRKETLIEYGFRLPSAIDNRPLTFKEFEEKTGQIIYISATPAKEERKKASKKYVVEQLIRPTGLLEPSVELRSAKNQVEDLVKEIKARVKKKQRVLALTLTKRLAEALSDYLAEEGISTQWLHAEVKTLERPQILKDLRKGKYDVLVGINLLREGLDLPEVALVAILDADKEGFLRSETTLIQTMGRAARHIEGHVILYADKITKSMAAAIKEVERRRKIQRKYNKKQGIIPRSIIKEIRGWPFVSKEKEISSEFWAIKDVKLLEKEMKEAAKNLDFERAAEIRDLIKKLKSNKNKLYANY
- the rpsT gene encoding 30S ribosomal protein S20 translates to MPITKSVKKALRQSLKKRSRNIQRKQKIKSLIKEVKKLVSQKKIKEAKKLLPQVYKSLDKAAKVGMIKKNAVARKKSRITQLINKTSKLP
- the holA gene encoding DNA polymerase III subunit delta, yielding MILFLYGLDTYRSRQKLNGIIERYKKIHKSGLSFKIFDFKKDSYEKFKDEIRSVSMFKEKKLLIFKNAFLNLKFSERFLKESKLFLNSAEIILFYEEKGIDKKNPLFNFLKKYGKCQEFKLLTGQKLKKWIKKEIENYGTKIEPLALERLINFVGNNLWQLANEIKKLINFRGRKKIETKDVELLVKPKIETDIFKTIDALASRNKKKALNLIHKHLKKGDSPLYLLSMINFQFRNLILIKSCQLEKKFEINYISTISKRLGVHPFVVRKSYFLARKFKIEELKKIYRKIFQVDLKIKTGRLDPQTALDLLIMEV
- the mutM gene encoding DNA-formamidopyrimidine glycosylase — translated: MPELPEVEITVRDLQKKILGRKIEYIWTDFEKQVKKPKNFKDFKREIKGKKIQKAWRRGKNIIFDLSDGKSLLIHQKLTGHLLLGKWKFKHGKWLPPPGPLSEKINTYIHLLFTFDNSQMLALSDLRKFAKVELWDTKELKNSENLKNLGPEPLERSFNLEKFKETLSGKKGKIKQVLMDQKTIVGIGNIYSDEILWTAKIHPFREIKSLNDIELKKIYKAMRKIPKRAIELKGTSISDFRTISGQKGYYEKERKVYRREGEKCFRCGKKIKRVKLAGRSAHFCPKCQKL
- a CDS encoding response regulator yields the protein MPKNILIIEDDKFLRELIAQKLVKEGYKTFEAVDGEEGIKKIKAEKPDLILLDLILPGIDGFEVLSRMKEEPTLVQIPVIILSNLGQKDDIERGLKLGAVDYLIKAHFTPGEIIDKIKNALK